From the Nocardiopsis changdeensis genome, one window contains:
- a CDS encoding ABC transporter permease, with amino-acid sequence MTTTTKVTGAAVPARGDFIGRHGHRLNEIGLLAAIALLYIVLGLTASGFLSLDNQLGLLRNAATIGIAAWGVTLVIIAGEIDISIGPAVAFASVIVATGATEWNLGVIGAILVTLAMGVLWGALAGWLRARFNVPSFITTLGLWSVLGGMALYMTDALPVPLPESALLDVLGGSVLGIPTAALVMLALFGVFAYVAKYTAYGRSVYAIGGNAAAAQLAGLNVTRVRVLLFATTGLLAAITGVLLAARLGSGNGGAAAGLEFDVIAAVVIGGTALAGGRGSLGGTFLGVVFITVIANGLVLLGVNSFFQDVVRGLIIVGAVLINVVISRRSAANRLA; translated from the coding sequence ATGACCACCACCACCAAGGTCACCGGCGCGGCGGTCCCTGCCCGCGGCGACTTCATCGGCCGCCACGGCCACCGCCTCAACGAGATCGGCCTCCTGGCCGCCATCGCGCTCCTGTACATCGTCCTGGGGCTCACCGCCTCCGGGTTCCTGAGCCTGGACAACCAGCTCGGTCTGCTGCGCAACGCCGCCACCATCGGCATCGCGGCCTGGGGCGTCACCCTGGTGATCATCGCCGGGGAGATCGACATCAGCATCGGCCCGGCCGTCGCCTTCGCGTCCGTCATCGTCGCCACGGGCGCCACCGAGTGGAACCTGGGCGTGATCGGCGCCATCCTGGTCACCCTGGCCATGGGCGTGCTGTGGGGCGCCCTCGCCGGGTGGCTCAGGGCCCGGTTCAACGTGCCGTCCTTCATCACCACGCTGGGGCTGTGGAGCGTCCTGGGCGGCATGGCCCTGTACATGACCGACGCGCTGCCCGTCCCGCTGCCCGAGAGCGCCCTGCTCGACGTGCTCGGCGGGTCCGTGCTCGGCATCCCCACCGCCGCGCTCGTCATGCTGGCCCTCTTCGGCGTCTTCGCCTACGTCGCCAAGTACACCGCCTACGGGCGCTCGGTCTACGCCATCGGCGGCAACGCGGCGGCCGCCCAGTTGGCCGGCCTCAACGTCACCCGGGTCCGCGTCCTGCTGTTCGCGACCACCGGCCTGCTCGCCGCGATCACCGGGGTGCTGCTGGCGGCCCGCCTGGGCTCGGGCAACGGCGGCGCCGCCGCCGGCCTGGAGTTCGACGTCATCGCCGCCGTCGTCATCGGCGGCACGGCGCTGGCCGGCGGGCGCGGCTCGCTCGGCGGCACCTTCCTGGGCGTCGTCTTCATCACCGTCATCGCCAACGGCCTGGTCCTGCTCGGGGTCAACTCCTTCTTCCAGGACGTGGTGCGCGGCCTCATCATCGTCGGGGCCGTCCTGATCAACGTCGTCATCAGCAGGCGCAGCGCCGCCAACCGGCTCGCCTAG
- a CDS encoding zinc-dependent alcohol dehydrogenase family protein, translated as MNTKDSGPLPATMRGVRLPGDSTAVVDTLPVPEPGPGQVLLRVGASGICGSDIGYIYREHKTHRGIDGPAYRGVVAGHEPSGTVVRTGPGCRRFGTGDRVIVYHIAGCGLCDNCRRGYMISCTDPGRASYGWQRDGGHAEYLLAEESTLVPLPDELSFVDGALIACGFGTAYEGLRRIGVNGDGDLLVVGLGPVGLAAGMIGRGMGAARVIGVEPADRRREWARSLDVFDAVASPEEAAEEIGRVTAGRGAATAIDCSGSRAGRSLALEGAAEWGRVSLVGEGGTLETEVSDTLLHKQLTLYASWVTSLPAMAELSVNLVRWGLSPERVVSDRFELSEADAAYRLAAGESRGKVCLVNGEAA; from the coding sequence GTGAACACGAAGGACTCCGGTCCCCTGCCCGCCACCATGCGCGGGGTGCGCCTGCCCGGCGACTCCACCGCGGTCGTGGACACCCTGCCCGTGCCCGAGCCCGGACCGGGCCAGGTACTGCTCAGGGTCGGCGCCTCGGGCATCTGCGGCAGCGACATCGGCTACATCTACCGCGAGCACAAGACGCACCGCGGCATCGACGGCCCCGCCTACCGGGGCGTCGTGGCGGGCCACGAGCCCTCGGGCACGGTCGTCAGGACCGGCCCCGGGTGCCGCCGGTTCGGCACCGGCGACCGGGTCATCGTCTACCACATCGCGGGCTGCGGGCTGTGCGACAACTGCCGCCGCGGCTACATGATCAGCTGCACCGACCCGGGCCGGGCCTCCTACGGCTGGCAGCGCGACGGCGGCCACGCCGAGTACCTGCTGGCGGAGGAGTCGACCCTGGTTCCTCTGCCCGACGAGCTGTCCTTCGTGGACGGCGCGCTCATCGCCTGCGGGTTCGGCACCGCCTACGAGGGCCTGCGGCGCATCGGCGTCAACGGCGACGGCGACCTCCTGGTCGTGGGCCTGGGCCCGGTCGGGCTGGCCGCGGGCATGATCGGCCGCGGCATGGGCGCCGCCCGCGTCATCGGGGTGGAGCCCGCCGACAGGCGCCGGGAGTGGGCCCGGTCCCTGGACGTCTTCGACGCCGTGGCCTCCCCGGAGGAGGCGGCCGAGGAGATCGGCCGGGTCACCGCCGGGCGGGGCGCGGCCACCGCCATCGACTGCTCCGGCTCCCGCGCGGGCCGCTCGCTCGCCCTGGAGGGGGCGGCCGAGTGGGGCCGGGTGTCCCTGGTGGGCGAGGGCGGCACCCTGGAGACCGAGGTGTCGGACACCCTGCTGCACAAGCAGCTCACCCTGTACGCGTCGTGGGTGACCTCGCTGCCCGCCATGGCCGAGCTGTCGGTCAACCTGGTCCGCTGGGGCCTGTCCCCCGAGCGGGTGGTCTCGGACCGCTTCGAGCTCTCCGAGGCGGACGCCGCCTACCGGCTGGCCGCGGGCGAGAGTCGGGGCAAGGTGTGCCTGGTCAACGGTGAGGCCGCGTGA